The region ATCTATGTGAGTAGGTCATAGTCATCTCTAATGTTTAGTAATTTATCAGTTTTGAACTCTAGAAATCCAAAGATACATGACTTTGTCTATGtagttttacaaataaaattattgttttatcttACAATTTGAAAAACTAAAAGGTATGCTAGACGATGCAATCATCATGAAAATCCATGCAGTAACTTTTCAATTTGGTCACATAAATGATTTAGCTGTTATTACATTATTAACTATTGACTGGTTTGTCATCCCAATATTCTGAGGGGAAAATATTACAGTTTTTAGATTAGGTTTGGGCAATGGGGATcagaaaaatatggaagcaatATTAACAGTGTGCTCAACTTTACTGTTATTATACtgagaaaacaaaggaatatgtatatatatattttctattagaacaaaaaaatatcttataattaAAGACACAAAATTTCATTGTCATTGGTAGTAAAGGactaaaaaaacaagaaatgataGCTGTTTTAtaccagagaaggaaaaaaaatcagactactACATTTTGCAATTCCTACACAAGTCAGTTTATACCTTTCTGTCTTCCAATTAAtgacattttagatattttatttataggatAAATTAATTTATCATCTGGATTTTCAATCACTATATATACATAGTTAATTAGGAGATATCCTGTAGAATCatatttcattagatttataaatattttaactatgaAAATTGTGTCTATTGTATAATACTGAAATAACAGTTAAGAATTCTAATTCAACACataatttaacattattatttcttggaaaaatatgatttcctgacattgattttaattaaatgatgCCTTTAGTTGATTTCTGGTATCagaaaatatcataaaacaaATATCATGTTGAATAGACAATTAGAtattatcctatatgttggcaaattgaacaccaataaaaaataaatatgtaaacaaaaaataaaataaagtgaaaaagatatataatgatgatttttttatacatataataaaacttaAGCTAATTCATAGGTACATATCTAACTCCATTCAAAAGTTAAACACTAATATTTCCATattcaaaagaaacacaaaattagaaactacaaaaaaataagaaaaagtacactccctaaattaaattttcttgCATGTGtgtcaaaaagtaaaaacaaaatatagctctattattagatatatttgttcatattgatttttttaaataccaaggatttcattaaatttaacaTTAAATAGAGAATTGACGTGAATGGAAGCAGCTCAAATATCCATAGATAGATTGAGTTAATAAAGGCAATATTGTATGTACATGTAAAGGAATATTATTCTccttaaaacagaaggaaattatAACACATGATACCACATGAAAGACTTTTGAGGACATGATGTTGTCAAACAAGCCAATCACAAGAAGACAAATTCTGTGGAAGCCCACTTATCTCAGGATCCTCTAGGTAGTCAAATTTTTAGAGCTAGAGtagcagaatggtggttgccagttCCTAGGGACATGGTGAAACAGGAAATCATTGCTTAATGGATCTAGAGTTTCTGTTATAGAGTCCTGGAGTTATATATTTGTCAAGGTTGCAGaataatgtaaatatacataatgACACTATAGTGACATACATTTAAAGACAGGTAAGATTATAGCAAAAGTTAtattaagaaacttgcccaacaATTAAATTACAGCTTGACTTTAAGCTAGGTTAATTACAGCTTGACTTTAAGCTAGGTTtatgtgtttaagattttatttatttattcatgagatatggagagagagagagagagagccagagagaaatacaggcagaggagaagcaggctcctcccaggcagcccaatgtggactgggtcccagacccagggatcatatcctgagccaaaggcagatactcaactgctgagccacccaggtgtaccctagttttatgttttaacatttttcaaaaatgagaaagttTAGAATAGTGGAAATAAGAAAGCTTTGAGTCAAATAAAAGAGCTAGAAgggttttaatttttcaagaaagcAGTAGAGAGATCCATAATTAGAGAGTCCATAGAGTTACTAGGTGTGCAGGGTCCAAGTGTTACTAATATGAGGGTGTGCAGATAATAATGGTTTGGGAAATGCAGTGAGGAGGAAGTGTGCTTCCATTTAGAATGTTTAACTTTGAAACAACCAACCCTGATGTAGAATGCTGTCAGAACACTAATGATTCTGAAGCAATGGATTTAGGGATTGAGTGAGCCCTTTTCACTTTCTATGTCTTGATTGGCATTCTAGTACTGGAGGCATATGGAAAATGCAGACAAACTAATTGACCATAAAAGAGATGGAATCCTTCCAGGCCCTTTCATTATTAATTTGGAATGTATCTCTGAGATTGAATTAACATCTTCATCTCCTCAACTATGATCCTATTTATTCATCATTCTAGAACAATTTCAGGACTTTCAGATCAGGAATGAAAATGCCTGTGGAGATGTAGATTGTcttaggaaataagaaaatgaatttttaaaaaaatattttatttatttattcatgagagacacacagagagagaggggcagagacacaggcagagggagaagcaggctccacgcagggagcccgatgtgggactggatcctgggtctccaggatcaccccctaggctgaaggtggcgctaaaccactgagccacccaggaagccctaagaaaatgaatttatctcTGTATTGGTTACTaataagttttatatttacattttccctGAAAAGATCATGTACCTGTGACTTTCAGGAGAAACAAAATCATTATACAAAATCCCTTTATATAGTTAATGAATTACTGCATGTAGTATCATAATCTTTCTTTGGGGGAACATATCCTAATAAGGAATTTACTATATTCTTTTCATAACTTGATAAAATCAaactaaatacattaaaatttccaaattaagtaatttttctaTCTATTCTCAGCATCTGAGAATATTACTTACCTGTTTTGGAAAGTAAAATGCCTTCCCAAATTATTTAATATCAAGAAAATGATCCAATTTTAGTGATTTCAAAAACTTATGATATGTTAGATGCATAGCTCTCATTAATAAGCATCTAGCGTTTATAATGCTGATCACATTGATTTAATTCAGCTGCTAAGAATGTTGACTATGTATGATAAAAGCACACTAAGGAAAATTACAAAgtgaatatttcatttcattatgttGATATCAAGTAGCATAAGATGTGCTGAAAACTTACATTAAATTTATCAAGAAACTTTATTCATGATTCcaattaagcaaataaaaatctgagAAGTGTTTCttgtgaaaaaatttttttaaagtggatttaATTTTGTGCCCAAGTAAAAAAGATCTTGCAGACCTCTGATGAAGTATTAGGAAtaggtttcaatttttttaaagattttacttatttattcatgaaagagaaaaagagaagcagagatataggtagaggaggaagcaggctccctgcaggaagcctcatTCAGGATTCAGTCTCTGGAATCCAGATaactccttgagccaaaggcagatgttcaaccactgagtcactcaggtgtcctggTATGAACATTTCAACACAATTTTTGTCATGAAAGATATAACTGAATAGAGCattgaaaatgatgaaaactCTGTCAACTATTTCTGCATTTGCAGTGGTATTCCTTTATGAAATCATGAAAATTGGGAACTCCACCTCAGATTTCATTCTCCTGGGACTCTTTAACTACACAGAAGCCCACCTGTTTCTCTTTGTGATGATTCTGACAATTGCTTTCAGCTCCCTGGTGGGCAATGCCCTCATGATTCTCCTGATTCACCAAGATTTCCATCTCCACACACCCATGTACTTCCTACTGAGTCAACTCTCCCTCATGGACATGATGCTGATCTCCACCATTGTGCCCAAAATGGCAGCTGACTACTTGAGTGGCAAGAAGTCCATCTCCCCTGCTGGCTGTGGGTTGCAGATATTTGTCTTCCTTACTTTGGCAGGGGGCGAGTGCTTCCTCTTAGCAGCCATgtcctatgaccgctatgtggctgTTTGCCACCCACTGAGGTACCCCACTCTCATGAGCTGGCAATTATGTCGGAGAATGACCATGGGGTCCTGGTTCTTGGGGGCAGCTGATGGGCTCATGCAGGCTGCTGCCACCCTGAGTTTTCCATTCTGTGATGCACATGAGATCAATCATTTCTTCTGTGAGGCCCCCACTCTGGTGCGTTTGGCTTGTGCTGACACGTTTGTTTTTGAGTATGTCATGTATATCTGCTGTGTATTAATGCTGCTGGTTCCATTTTCTCTCATCCTGGTTTCCTATAGCCTCATCCTTGCTGTGGTTCTCCAGATGCGTTCTAGAGAAGCCCGCAAGAAGGCTTTTGCCACCTGCTCCTCACATCTGACTGTGGTGGGACTCTTTTATGGAGcagctatttttatttacatgagacCCAAATCCTACAGGTCAGCTAACCATGATAAAGTGGTGTCAGCCTTCTATACTATCTTCACCCCAGTGCTGAACCCCATTATCTACAGTCTTAGAAACAGTGAAGTCAAAGGAGCCCTGAGAAAGTGTATGGGTCAATGTGCTACCATAAATCATGAGTAAGAGTACATTTGTTTGCACTAAATTTCTAGCTCTTACAATATTGACTGTGTGAGATTTCTGAAAGAATAGTTATATATGCAGTATGTCTGttaactgttaacattttgctttGAAATGCAGGCACAACTCTATATTTACCATTTTTCgtgtatttattgtatttaaaaattgtttattttttcaagattttatttaaattccagtttgttAACATGCCATGTAATATTAGCATCAGGTGTAGTATTCAGTGATTCAAAACTTATATAGAACGTTCCATGCTCATTACAAGCACACTCCTCAATCCTCATCACCTAGTTAACCCACTTTGCCCCCCACAACCTCCCATCCAATTACCCTCAGGttgttttatatacttaaatGTCTGTTTCCtggctttgctctttttttcccctgattttgttttaaattccacttatgattGAAATCGTatcgtatttgtctttctctgactgacctattttcctttgcataatactctctaggtcatCCAAGTCATTAAATAGcgatattttgatatttcatcctttttatggctgagcattATTCCACCTCTTTTTATcaattcatcagttgatggacatttgagctgatTCCATGATTTGAATATTGctgataatactgctatgaacattgatttgtatctctttgaatcagtatttctgTATAATTGGGTAAATACTGAGTAGTGCTATTGCTGGGTTCTAGGGcagtatttttaactttctgaggaaactgtattctgttttccttagtggctccatcagcttgcattctcaccaacagtgtaagagtttCCCTTTCTCCCCATGCTCGCCAAAATCTATTGTTTCCtctattgttaattttagtcCTTCTGATAGTTATGAGGGGATaattcattgtagttttcatttgtatttctatgatgatgagtgatggtgtgcatcttttcatgtgtcttttggatTTCTATATATCCTTTTGGGAGTAATGTCTagtcatgtcttttgcccatttattgactatattttttgtgggatttttggtgttgagtttggcAAATTCTTTATAGGTTTTGATATCAACCATTTATCAAATAGGCCATTTGCAAGTatattctttcattctgttagctgtcttttagttctgttgattttttccttcactgtgaagaagcttttttggggcacctgggtggctcagtcagttaagtacctggTTTTGGTTTAGGTCTTGATCATggtgtcctaggatcaagccttgTATCAGGCTCTCTGATCAGCAAAGAGtgtatttctccctctccctctgcctgctactcctcctgcttatgctctgtctctctctctgtcatataaataaataatattttcaaaaaataagctttttttttaatcttgagaaggtcccaatagttcatttctgcttttgttttgtttgcttctgaagatgtgtctagtaagataTTGCTATGGCCCAGGTCAAACAGTTCACTTCCATGTTCATCTCTAAGTTTTTGATAATCACATTTAACTCTCTCATccattgtgaatttatttttgtatctggtgtaagaaagtggtttaatttcatttttctgcatattgatatccagttttctcaacataATTGAGGAGAGTGTCTTTTCtgtgttggatattctttcctgttttgttgaagattagtttgcatagagttgaaggtccgtgttgggttctctattccgctccaatgatctatgtgtttgtttgtttgcttttgcgatgggaccatactgtttttttttttaaaggtttatttatttatttattcatgatagacagagagagagagagagagagagagaggcagagacacaggcagagggagaagcaggctccatgccaggagcccgacgtgggactcgatcccgggactccaggattgcgccctgggccaaaggcaggcgctaaactgctgagccacccagggatcccccccccctttttttttaaaggtttattgggaccatactgttttgactaTAGCTTTCTAATATAGCTTGATCAAGAATTGGATCAaagcctccagctttgcttttcatttttaggattgctttggctatttgtaGTATATTCTGGTTCCATGAAAATTATTGAACTGTTTgtcctagctctgtgaaaaatgctggtggtgttttgatagagattgcattaaatctgtacattactttgggtagtgtagacGTTTTATCAATGTTTGTTCTTCAAATCCTTGTGgatggaatgtctttctatttcaTTGTGCCTCTACAATTACCTTCATAACTGTTCTATCTTTTTTTCAgtacaaatattttacttctttagttaGATTTATTCCCAGTATCTTATTGTTtggggtgcaattgcaaatgggatcaatacatttacttatttttctgctGCCTCTTTACTGTTGTTTAGGAagacaacagatttctgtacactgatttCATAGTTTGCAACTTTAATGAactcatgtattagttctagcaaatTATTGGTGGTGTCTTTCAGGTTgtctacatagaatatcatgtcatctgcaagtagggGACTTTGACTTAGTCCTTGGGGATGTGgatgcctttctttcttcttgtgttCTGAGTCATGAGGCTAATACTTCCAGGGCTATGTTAAATTGTAATGGTGAAAGTGgagactcttttcttttttcttatcataGTTGAAAAGCTCTTTGTTTTTCCTCAGTGGGATGAATTCAATTGTGGTTCTTTCATATATGCCCTGTATTattttgagatatgttccttctatacctacTCTGTGgtggtttttatcaagaatggttgctttattttgtcaaatactttttctgaatCTCCTGATAGGATAATATGGTTCTTACCCTTTCTTTTAGTAATGTGTTGTATTATATCAATTGATTGTCAAATATTGAACAAATCCtagagcccaggaataaatcccccTTGATCAAggacaataattttttaatgcactgttggaatcacttttctagaagttttttgagaatttttgaatcCATATTAATCAGGGATTTTAGACTACATTTCTCCTTCTTAGTAGGGTATTTGGTTTTGAAATCAATGTAATGCTGGCCTGgtagaatgagtttggattttctttccatttccacttttggtaacattttgaaaagtattGGTATGCagtgttctttaaatgtttggtagaggcaaacctgggtggctcagtggttgagtacccaacttggcttgggtcatgatcctggggtcctaagatcaagttcCACTTtggctccccatgtggagcctgctttccctctgcttattttcctgcctctctctgtgtctcccatgagtgattgaatgaatgaatgaatgaatgaatgaatgaatgaataaataaataaataaataaatattaaaagtaaattttggtAGAATTTCTCTCAGAAGTCATCATACCTAAGACATTTGATTGTTGCGAGATTTTCTTTTGTCCTTGTTGTTGTCGCTGTTATTGTGAAATTTTTGATAACTGATCAAATTATTTGCTGGTTATGTGTCTTgttcaaattctctatttcttcctgattcagttttggaagattgtatctttctggaaatttatctatttcttccagatgcCTAATTTgtcagcatataatttttcataatactctctTATAATCGattgtatttctgtgttgttggatgggctcctttctctttcattcatgattttatttatttggatcttctctctctctctgaccccctcttttgctctctctcctctctctttgaTCAGGGATGTCTCCCCTTAGCAGGACCTGCATTTTTTTTGTTCCCTAAATCACCACTCCAAGATTTCTACCTTCCATAACGTGGATGCTTTACTCCATCTAGATGTGCTATTGGTTCTCTCAGTCCTATGATTGATTTATTGAGTGTTCagaatgattcaatatttatctagctgtgttcaagggatgAGGGAACCTTAAGTTTCCCCTACTTCTCTTGTATCTTAACTCCTCCCCATTTATTGCCACTTtgatcttaattattttcttcattttgctaaCTCTGggctatttcttcttcctctatttctttgagATATCAAATTCGGTCACATATTtgaggtctttcttttttttttttttaatggagtcatTTGTCCGTATAAATTTCACaaagaactgcttttgctgtattgcATAAGTTGTGATgtgttttttcccttcatttttatttgttttaaaatatttgttttttcttttctttgatttcttcattgaatcAATTGTTGTTCAGGAGTGTATTGTTTTACTTCcacatatttctgaatttttcatttttcctcattttttctgatttttaatttcatgaaattttgatcagaaaagaatatatttgttcTGATTTCAATGTTGTTAAATTTACCAGGACTTTTCAGTGTCCtgtgatatttttctcttaaagactgttctgtgtccctttgaaaagaatgtgtatcttGCTACTTTTGAATGgaatattttctctgtatcttttagGTCTATCTTCTCTAGAGTATgattcaaaaatcaattttttcttattttcttctggaaattccacttattattaaaaaaggatATTAACATGACTGCTACTGTTGTATtgttatctgtttttcttttgtgtctgttaATATTTGACAATTGTATTTGGATGCTCCATAAAAGAGTAGtctaagtgttaaaaaaaaaaaccctgcaatcTAATTAGAAATCATTTGAggtgatttatttgtttataagatTATGGTAAAAATTGCATAATGTACATCTCATATTAAATCATATGTTCTATtctttaagtgtacaatataattatttgtcatactttaataaaataaatcttttaaaaatgaggaaagttTAGTTTTAGCAACTAATAATGgtaaacactaaaaatattagaaataaagaggTGAATTATatgaaatgaattattaaatatcCAGTCTCCCTTTCAAAGTTTGTATTAATATTTGGAGTAAAAAAGTCACTACTTTTATCACTGTCACCTACACAGACtgataaataataagtaattgGTAAGTAATCCAACTGTGCATCAAAAAATGTATTGAgggatccttggatggctcagcagtttagcgcctgccttcggcccaaggtgtggtcatggagtccaggatcaaggcccacatcaggctccctgcacggagcctacttctccctctgcctatgtctctgcctctctgtctctctctgtgtcactcatgaataaataaataaaatctttaaacaaaatgtatTGACCATGATCAATGATCAACTGAAGCAAATCAATTAATGCAGTTTCTCTTTATTAATTATCTTAGTTAtgtaagataattattttaattattaagtaTCTTGATTATTTATAGGCTTCATAATATGATATTGACAGTATTTAATGAATTCTAATTATTAATAAGCTCCCTGTAGAACcaagagtaaaacaaaataaataaaaaacataaaacaaattcaGGGAAATGGATAAGCCATAATATATGGAtaatttcagaggaaaatattttagaaactagtaataattataatacagtaaaaataaGGGACATAATTGAAatactatgatgaataaatatttccactgtatttgtattttctgcTAAAACATGTCGAATGTTGGGACACAACAAATATCAAAGTAGATGATTCATAATTTTACTGGGTGAAGATTAAAACCTAAAATCTCATATAATGAATTTTATTCAAATCATAATCACACCtaaaattgctttcttaattctattttaggattttattcgcttactttttaacttttttttcatttcaaacaagGACTGTTTCGGggaataattttaatattcatattatgtAGTTATTCATTTTTGCATTAATGATAACTTTGAATTCATGTAAAACTTTAATAGGTAAaactatatttctttaaatttattaacaAATTCTGGTTatttgggggacctgggtggctcagtcagctgagcctCTGCATTAAGCTTGGGAtgtaatcctagggtcctgggatagagccccatgtcaggttctctgctaactggagagcctgcttctccctttccctctgcctgcaactcctacacttgtgttctctctctgtctctgtcaaataaataaataaataaataaataaataaataaataaatataaatagtaaataaaatctttaaaaaaataattcaaattatttaacaaaagtgcaacattaatttcagatgtataatatagtgattcaatgcTTACAACCCCTGTGTTAATCACAAATGCACTATTTAAAGATGTAATGTTTTCTGTCTTGGCAGAGTGTGCATTTCAAAAACTGAACAAGTATTATTATCATCTAGgaattaaaagtacattttatatattacatcATTAAGCAAGAACCCATTTATGATATTTTTGCTTTCAAAGATATTAGTGATTTAAAGTAAGGAAATAGccaatttatatttgtttttagttatGGAACTATATCCTTTTTTTCCTATCCAATATTTAACATACCTGGTTTATATTGGTAAACATATACAAGTTAtctacatgcatatatacatttattctattgcattttatttttaagattttatttattttttcatgagagacacaaacagatagacagacacatagacagatggagaagcaggtccctgtgaggaccctgaaaggactccatcccaggactcaggatcatgacctgacccaaagacagacactcgaccactaagccacccagttgcccctattTATTCTCTCTAATGAAAGCGTTGTATAATTTTGAATTCACATTTTATAGACTTCATATTCATCATTTTCTGACAGCTCTGCTGAGAACCCTAGAAACATCCTTGTTTCACGGAATGTATATGGATGGCTTAAGCCCAGAAGACAGAaactacttcttccttttcagggGACTGGTTGGGTCTTGGTAAAATGTACCTGATGATGGCAGCTCCATGGAATAGGGACACAAAAATCAAATGAGAAGAACAAGTAGTGAACATTTCCCTGAAGCCCAGGCTTCAGTCTATGCCTATAGAGTGGAAAATATGCTTCCATAGCAGGCCAGAATGACACagatgggaggaaggagaaaaatcacaccAGGGACAAAAAGACCCTTTTCCTATTTTGAAGTGTCAGTATAGACAAGTTTTGATAGAGCTTGGAT is a window of Vulpes vulpes isolate BD-2025 chromosome 7, VulVul3, whole genome shotgun sequence DNA encoding:
- the LOC112911034 gene encoding olfactory receptor 2T33-like isoform X2, which translates into the protein MKIGNSTSDFILLGLFNYTEAHLFLFVMILTIAFSSLVGNALMILLIHQDFHLHTPMYFLLSQLSLMDMMLISTIVPKMAADYLSGKKSISPAGCGLQIFVFLTLAGGECFLLAAMSYDRYVAVCHPLRYPTLMSWQLCRRMTMGSWFLGAADGLMQAAATLSFPFCDAHEINHFFCEAPTLVRLACADTFVFEYVMYICCVLMLLVPFSLILVSYSLILAVVLQMRSREARKKAFATCSSHLTVVGLFYGAAIFIYMRPKSYRSANHDKVVSAFYTIFTPVLNPIIYSLRNSEVKGALRKWLVSKIYKDL
- the LOC112911034 gene encoding olfactory receptor 2T33-like isoform X1, encoding MKIGNSTSDFILLGLFNYTEAHLFLFVMILTIAFSSLVGNALMILLIHQDFHLHTPMYFLLSQLSLMDMMLISTIVPKMAADYLSGKKSISPAGCGLQIFVFLTLAGGECFLLAAMSYDRYVAVCHPLRYPTLMSWQLCRRMTMGSWFLGAADGLMQAAATLSFPFCDAHEINHFFCEAPTLVRLACADTFVFEYVMYICCVLMLLVPFSLILVSYSLILAVVLQMRSREARKKAFATCSSHLTVVGLFYGAAIFIYMRPKSYRSANHDKVVSAFYTIFTPVLNPIIYSLRNSEVKGALRKCMGQCATINHE